A single window of Sphingobacteriales bacterium DNA harbors:
- a CDS encoding DUF1361 domain-containing protein — translation MKKIIQTLKQNNRLKIVTMLIFASTLSVALVCYRIQQTKNLVFIFLIWNLILATIPYVIGLYLYAKRNQQGSILQWSILFFIWLIFLPNAPYILTDLIHLKVRGNFPLILDLIMLLFYAWVGLMMCLYSIKDIQQIILIKYGKKWSTVFTYIIPFVCAFGVYVGRFLRYDSWQLISNFDTVMVDILKHIVFPQEHINAIAFTLLLGTFILFAFKSIDLKRLD, via the coding sequence AACAGACTAAAAATTGTTACAATGCTAATATTTGCAAGTACATTAAGTGTTGCCTTAGTATGCTATAGAATACAACAAACAAAAAATTTAGTATTTATATTTTTAATTTGGAATTTAATTTTGGCAACTATACCATATGTAATTGGGTTATATTTGTATGCAAAGAGAAATCAACAAGGTTCAATATTGCAATGGAGTATTCTATTTTTTATCTGGTTGATATTTTTGCCCAATGCACCATACATACTTACAGATTTGATACATTTGAAAGTAAGAGGCAACTTTCCATTAATACTAGATTTAATCATGTTATTATTTTATGCATGGGTTGGCTTAATGATGTGTCTATATTCCATCAAAGACATACAACAAATTATACTAATAAAATATGGCAAAAAATGGAGTACAGTATTTACATACATTATACCATTTGTATGTGCATTTGGTGTATATGTTGGCAGATTTTTAAGATATGATTCTTGGCAACTTATTTCAAATTTCGATACAGTTATGGTAGATATTTTAAAACACATCGTATTTCCACAAGAACATATAAATGCCATAGCATTCACATTATTACTTGGCACATTTATTCTATTTGCCTTTAAAAGCATAGACCTAAAACGATTAGATTAA